The following proteins are encoded in a genomic region of Enterocloster clostridioformis:
- a CDS encoding ABC transporter substrate-binding protein, with amino-acid sequence MKHKCASMLLASLCMGVLLTGCGKAPDSGENTASGQAAEDTRKENVNRESASQEEEGAKQDVRKLTFVLDWTPNTNHTGLYVAREKGYFKDAGLEVEIVQPPENGAEVLAASGKAQFAMSFQDSLAPAFSGDNPLPVTAVAGVIQHNTSGIISRKGEGMDRPRGLEGKKYATWDLPVEKATIKDVMEADGGDFDKVELIPSTVTDEVTALRTKSVDAIWIFYAWAGVKTELEGLETDYFAFADLDSVFDFYTPVIIANNTFLAEEPETARAFLDAVSRGYEFAIEHPQEAGDILCKAAPELDPELVKASQEYLADKYQADAPKWGYIDQKRWDVYYAWLNEKGLTETPIEAGTGFSNEYLP; translated from the coding sequence ATGAAACATAAATGTGCAAGTATGCTGCTGGCCTCCCTTTGCATGGGAGTACTTCTCACCGGGTGCGGCAAAGCCCCGGATTCAGGAGAGAATACCGCCTCTGGCCAGGCCGCGGAGGATACACGGAAAGAGAACGTAAATAGGGAAAGCGCAAGCCAGGAGGAAGAGGGGGCGAAGCAGGATGTAAGAAAGCTGACATTTGTCCTGGACTGGACGCCTAACACCAACCACACAGGCCTCTATGTTGCCCGTGAAAAGGGATATTTTAAGGATGCCGGCCTGGAGGTGGAGATTGTGCAGCCGCCGGAAAACGGGGCGGAGGTACTGGCAGCTTCCGGAAAGGCTCAATTTGCAATGTCCTTCCAGGACAGCCTGGCGCCGGCATTTTCAGGGGATAATCCCCTTCCGGTAACCGCTGTGGCAGGTGTTATACAGCACAATACATCGGGCATTATTTCCAGAAAGGGTGAGGGAATGGACCGCCCAAGGGGACTGGAAGGGAAAAAGTATGCCACCTGGGACCTTCCTGTGGAAAAGGCGACCATTAAGGATGTGATGGAAGCGGACGGAGGGGATTTTGATAAGGTTGAACTGATTCCCAGCACAGTGACGGACGAGGTGACGGCTCTCAGGACAAAATCTGTGGATGCCATATGGATTTTCTATGCATGGGCAGGCGTAAAGACAGAGCTGGAAGGTCTGGAGACAGATTACTTTGCCTTTGCGGATTTGGATTCTGTATTTGATTTTTATACGCCGGTCATCATAGCCAACAATACATTCCTGGCGGAAGAGCCGGAGACAGCCAGGGCATTTCTGGACGCGGTCAGCAGGGGATACGAGTTCGCCATAGAACATCCTCAGGAGGCAGGGGACATCCTGTGCAAGGCCGCGCCGGAGCTGGACCCGGAACTGGTAAAGGCCAGCCAGGAATACCTGGCGGACAAGTATCAGGCGGATGCGCCAAAATGGGGATACATTGACCAGAAGCGCTGGGATGTATATTACGCATGGCTGAATGAAAAAGGTCTTACGGAGACGCCCATTGAGGCGGGAACAGGATTTTCCAACGAATACCTGCCGTAA
- a CDS encoding phosphatase PAP2 family protein: MNGIEFQILYTLQELHTPLVDGLMVFITSLGDHGWFWLLMGVLLFSFPRTRLLGGCMLISIAAGFLLGNVLLKNMAARQRPCWLDPSVELLVRVPKDFSFPSGHSLVSFEGAVCIFLFNRKWGIPALMLAVLIAFSRLYLFVHFPTDVLAGIIMGTVIAWFVVRTAKRRTEKTDRVPGAP; the protein is encoded by the coding sequence GTGAACGGTATCGAATTCCAGATTTTATATACACTGCAGGAACTTCACACGCCTTTGGTAGACGGGCTTATGGTGTTCATAACCTCTCTGGGCGACCACGGATGGTTCTGGCTCCTTATGGGTGTCCTGCTTTTTTCATTTCCCAGGACCAGGCTTTTAGGCGGATGTATGCTGATATCCATAGCAGCCGGATTTCTTTTGGGCAATGTACTGCTTAAGAATATGGCGGCCAGGCAGCGCCCATGCTGGCTGGACCCTTCCGTGGAGCTGCTGGTCCGTGTCCCCAAGGATTTCTCCTTCCCTTCAGGGCATTCCCTGGTGAGCTTTGAGGGAGCGGTCTGCATCTTCCTTTTTAACAGAAAATGGGGGATTCCGGCCCTTATGCTGGCTGTGCTCATCGCGTTTTCAAGACTGTATCTCTTTGTACATTTTCCCACGGATGTGCTGGCGGGAATCATCATGGGAACCGTAATTGCGTGGTTCGTGGTGAGGACGGCTAAGAGACGGACGGAAAAAACGGACCGGGTGCCAGGGGCTCCGTGA
- a CDS encoding SDR family oxidoreductase, producing MKALFIGGTGTISTAVTELARERGWEVALLNRGSKPVPEGMESIVADIHDEEAVARIVEGRTYDVVAQFIAYGAEDVERDIRLFQGRTRQYIFISSASAYQKPMAGCPITESTPLINPYWEYSRKKIDAEEVLTAAYRRNGFPVTIVRPSHTYDGKKPPVAIHGDKGNWQILKRILEGKPIIIPGDGTSLWTLTHSTDFARGYVGLMGNPHAIGNAYHITSDESMTWNQIYETLAEALDRPLNALHVASDFLAEHGKEYDFEGQLLGDKACTVLFDNTKIKRAVPDFVCRVSMAEGIRSSVRYMMDHPESQTPDPQFDAWCDRIAGAWKAADEAFGK from the coding sequence ATGAAAGCATTATTTATAGGGGGAACAGGAACCATCAGCACGGCCGTGACAGAGCTGGCCAGGGAGAGAGGCTGGGAGGTTGCCCTTCTCAACCGGGGCTCCAAACCGGTGCCGGAGGGAATGGAATCCATTGTTGCGGACATTCACGACGAGGAAGCGGTGGCCCGCATAGTGGAGGGCAGGACATATGACGTGGTGGCCCAGTTCATTGCGTATGGGGCGGAGGATGTGGAACGTGACATACGGCTCTTTCAGGGAAGGACGAGGCAATATATTTTCATCAGCAGCGCGTCCGCGTACCAGAAACCCATGGCAGGCTGTCCCATAACGGAGAGCACGCCTTTAATCAATCCCTATTGGGAATATTCCCGCAAAAAGATTGACGCGGAGGAGGTGCTGACGGCAGCGTACCGCAGGAACGGATTCCCTGTCACGATTGTGCGCCCCAGCCATACATATGATGGCAAAAAGCCGCCGGTGGCCATCCATGGTGATAAGGGAAACTGGCAGATATTAAAGCGGATACTGGAGGGAAAGCCAATCATCATACCAGGGGACGGCACCTCCTTGTGGACCCTGACCCATTCCACTGATTTTGCCAGGGGGTATGTGGGCCTTATGGGCAATCCCCATGCCATAGGCAATGCCTACCATATTACCAGCGATGAGTCCATGACATGGAACCAGATTTATGAAACGCTGGCAGAGGCATTGGACAGGCCTCTTAACGCCCTTCATGTGGCGTCTGATTTTCTGGCAGAGCATGGAAAGGAATACGATTTTGAAGGCCAGCTTCTGGGGGATAAGGCGTGTACGGTCCTGTTTGACAATACGAAAATCAAGAGGGCGGTGCCTGATTTTGTATGCAGGGTATCCATGGCAGAGGGGATTAGAAGCTCGGTCCGCTATATGATGGACCATCCGGAGAGTCAGACCCCGGACCCTCAGTTTGATGCGTGGTGTGACCGGATAGCAGGGGCATGGAAGGCTGCGGACGAGGCATTTGGAAAATAG
- a CDS encoding MBL fold metallo-hydrolase: MLERAPGIFEVELHSNQKSIDEIKIFLIPGNDGERSLMVDAGFRSRTCLHVMEEALGKLGITYDSLDIFLTHKHHDHCGLASEYAARGARLFMNPQEDRHCYDCLYYNHSHGSSEDQPQVLQSVGVTEEGTPEIWNMFMEVNQRIRENRGWEFEIPGYPYTPVNEGQILSYGDYHLETVGLKGHTYGQMGLYDRNHKVLFCADQVIDGIVPIVGTTYPDEHLLKGYFDSLERLKHQYGDCLILPAHKEPIRDVKRVVDRIVFAYLDKTDLIKHILDHGHHRMTTREVACLAYGIDHVPRDQSEFIKLKMVISKTFSCLEYLYDEDFAIRTLEGGSYYWEAP, from the coding sequence ATGTTGGAACGCGCTCCGGGAATTTTTGAAGTGGAGCTTCACAGCAATCAGAAAAGCATTGATGAGATTAAGATATTCCTCATTCCGGGAAATGACGGGGAGAGAAGCCTGATGGTGGATGCCGGTTTTCGCAGCAGGACGTGTCTGCACGTCATGGAAGAGGCGCTGGGAAAACTGGGAATCACCTATGACAGTCTGGATATATTCCTTACCCACAAGCATCATGACCACTGCGGCCTGGCCAGCGAGTATGCGGCCAGAGGCGCAAGGCTGTTCATGAATCCGCAGGAAGACAGGCACTGTTACGACTGTCTGTACTATAATCACAGCCATGGCTCCTCGGAGGACCAGCCCCAGGTGCTGCAGAGCGTTGGGGTGACAGAGGAGGGGACACCGGAGATATGGAACATGTTCATGGAAGTGAACCAGAGGATTCGGGAGAACAGGGGATGGGAATTCGAGATTCCGGGATATCCATATACACCGGTAAATGAGGGACAGATTCTGAGCTATGGGGATTATCACCTGGAGACAGTCGGGCTTAAGGGGCATACCTACGGGCAGATGGGTCTGTACGACCGGAATCATAAGGTACTCTTTTGCGCGGACCAGGTCATTGACGGCATTGTGCCCATTGTGGGTACCACCTATCCGGACGAGCACCTGCTTAAGGGGTATTTTGACTCCCTGGAAAGGCTGAAGCACCAGTACGGAGACTGCCTGATTCTTCCGGCTCACAAGGAGCCCATCCGGGATGTGAAGCGGGTGGTGGACCGGATTGTCTTTGCCTATCTGGACAAGACGGATTTAATCAAGCATATACTGGACCACGGCCATCACAGGATGACCACCAGGGAGGTGGCATGCCTGGCCTACGGTATAGACCATGTGCCCAGGGACCAGTCTGAGTTTATCAAGCTTAAGATGGTCATAAGCAAGACCTTTTCCTGTCTGGAATATCTGTATGATGAGGATTTTGCCATCCGCACTCTGGAGGGCGGGAGCTATTACTGGGAAGCGCCGTAA
- a CDS encoding ABC transporter ATP-binding protein, whose amino-acid sequence MEQLKVEGISKSFDGEQVLEDISITLNKGELVSLLGISGGGKTTLFNIIAGLSRPDTGHVLLDGEDVTGCPGRVSYMLQKDLLLPYRTIEDNVALPLIVKGMKKREARELASPYFRQFGLEGTQKKYPAQLSGGMRQRAALLRTYLFSGSVALLDEPFSALDMMTKKSVHDWYLKVMDEIHLSTLFITHDIDEAILLSDRIYLLTGRPGRITEELIIEETKPRDRDFGLTAEFLEYKRHILKHLERTVWMRLTGTGKEYYN is encoded by the coding sequence ATGGAGCAGCTAAAGGTAGAGGGAATTTCAAAATCCTTTGACGGGGAGCAGGTGCTGGAGGATATATCCATCACCCTGAACAAGGGGGAACTGGTGTCGCTGCTGGGAATCAGCGGAGGCGGCAAGACCACTCTTTTTAATATTATCGCTGGGCTGTCAAGGCCGGATACAGGGCATGTCCTTCTGGACGGGGAGGACGTGACCGGTTGTCCGGGACGGGTGAGCTATATGCTGCAGAAGGACCTGCTCCTGCCCTACCGGACCATAGAGGATAATGTGGCCCTTCCTCTGATTGTAAAAGGAATGAAAAAGCGGGAGGCACGGGAGCTGGCATCCCCCTACTTCCGTCAGTTCGGCCTGGAGGGCACTCAGAAGAAATATCCGGCCCAGCTCTCCGGCGGCATGAGGCAGAGAGCGGCCCTGCTCCGCACGTATCTGTTTTCAGGCAGCGTGGCGCTGTTGGACGAACCCTTTTCCGCACTGGACATGATGACCAAAAAATCCGTCCATGACTGGTATCTGAAGGTGATGGATGAGATCCATCTGTCCACCCTGTTTATTACCCACGACATTGACGAGGCCATATTGCTGTCCGACCGGATATACCTGCTGACAGGCAGGCCCGGAAGGATAACAGAGGAACTCATCATAGAGGAGACAAAGCCCAGGGACAGGGATTTCGGCCTTACGGCAGAATTTCTGGAATATAAGAGGCATATACTGAAACATCTTGAAAGGACAGTCTGGATGAGGTTGACGGGGACAGGGAAAGAATATTATAATTAA
- a CDS encoding EFR1 family ferrodoxin (N-terminal region resembles flavodoxins. C-terminal ferrodoxin region binds two 4Fe-4S clusters.) — protein MILYFSGTGNSEYIAKRIGEEINDEIMNLGEKIRSRDFSGIHSDTPWVVAAPTYAWRIPRILQEWLEKTELTGNKNIYFVMTCGGNIGNAGRYLKKLTDAKGLSYQGCAQIIMPENYIAMFTTPTREEAAGIIRRSQSAIDKAARQIKLNRPFPQVPVTRKDKINSGIVNDIFYPMFVHAKKFRATGACISCGKCANICPLNNIRLKNGFPVWGRSCTHCMACINRCPSQAIEYGKHTQNLPRYTCPESRG, from the coding sequence ATGATTCTATATTTTTCAGGAACAGGAAATAGTGAATACATCGCGAAAAGAATCGGAGAAGAGATAAACGACGAAATCATGAATCTGGGAGAGAAAATACGCAGCCGCGACTTTTCCGGCATACACTCAGACACCCCGTGGGTCGTGGCCGCCCCCACCTACGCGTGGAGAATCCCCCGCATCCTGCAGGAATGGCTGGAAAAAACAGAATTAACCGGAAACAAAAACATATATTTCGTAATGACCTGCGGCGGAAACATTGGAAACGCGGGCAGATATCTGAAAAAGCTAACCGACGCCAAGGGCCTCAGCTATCAGGGCTGCGCCCAGATAATTATGCCCGAAAACTACATTGCGATGTTCACCACCCCCACCCGGGAAGAAGCTGCCGGGATAATCCGCCGGTCCCAAAGCGCAATCGACAAAGCCGCCCGGCAAATCAAACTCAACAGGCCGTTCCCCCAGGTTCCCGTAACACGAAAGGACAAGATCAACAGCGGGATTGTAAACGACATTTTTTACCCAATGTTCGTCCACGCCAAAAAGTTCCGGGCGACCGGCGCCTGCATATCCTGCGGAAAATGCGCCAACATCTGCCCCTTAAACAATATCCGCCTGAAAAACGGCTTCCCCGTCTGGGGCAGAAGCTGCACCCACTGCATGGCATGCATCAACCGCTGTCCAAGCCAGGCCATCGAATACGGAAAACACACCCAAAACCTTCCGCGCTACACCTGTCCAGAAAGCAGAGGTTAA
- a CDS encoding thiamine-binding protein: MNASVAIQSLPKAADDEELIRIVDQVIDYIKSTGLNYYVGPFETTIEGDYDQLMDIVKECQYIAVRAGAPSVAAYIKVSYHPEGDVLTIEKKVTKHHQ, from the coding sequence ATGAACGCAAGCGTAGCAATCCAGTCACTTCCAAAGGCAGCTGATGATGAGGAATTAATCCGTATCGTGGACCAGGTCATCGATTACATCAAGAGCACGGGGTTAAACTATTATGTAGGTCCCTTTGAGACAACCATTGAAGGGGATTATGACCAGCTGATGGATATTGTAAAAGAGTGCCAGTATATTGCGGTCAGGGCGGGCGCCCCCTCTGTGGCCGCATATATTAAGGTTTCTTACCACCCCGAAGGAGATGTGCTTACCATTGAAAAGAAAGTTACCAAGCATCACCAGTAA
- a CDS encoding PTS transporter subunit IIC codes for MAKSSVKEFLKRKNVNITVQTYLIDALGAMAFGLFASLLIGTIFGTLGRQLQIEIFNVIADYAKSATGAALGIAIAHALKAPQLVLFSAATVGIAGNALGGPVGALVATIVAAELGKIVSRETRLDIIVTPGITIISGVLVAQFVGPGVAQFMNWFGNLVKTATEMQPFIMGILVSVLIGIALTLPISSAAICIALSLDGLAGGAATAGCCAQMIGFAVMSYRENKVGGLMAQGLGTSMLQMGNIVLNPRIWIPPTLASMITGPIATMVFRLENIPAGSGMGTCGLVGPIGVYTAMGGGTRMWVGILMVCFLLPGVLTFVFGEVLRRMGWIKDGDLKLDL; via the coding sequence ATGGCAAAATCAAGTGTGAAAGAATTCCTGAAACGGAAAAATGTTAACATCACGGTGCAGACCTATCTGATTGACGCTCTGGGGGCCATGGCTTTCGGCCTGTTTGCATCCCTTCTCATCGGCACCATCTTCGGTACCCTGGGCCGGCAGCTCCAGATAGAAATTTTCAACGTCATTGCCGACTACGCCAAAAGCGCTACCGGCGCGGCCCTGGGCATCGCCATTGCCCACGCCTTAAAGGCGCCTCAGCTGGTGCTGTTTTCCGCTGCCACGGTAGGTATCGCGGGCAATGCCCTGGGTGGTCCTGTGGGCGCCCTGGTCGCCACCATCGTGGCTGCGGAATTGGGTAAGATTGTATCCAGGGAAACACGTCTGGACATCATCGTGACGCCCGGTATCACCATTATCTCCGGTGTGCTGGTGGCCCAGTTCGTGGGGCCCGGCGTGGCCCAATTCATGAACTGGTTCGGAAACCTGGTAAAGACTGCCACGGAAATGCAGCCCTTCATCATGGGAATCCTGGTGTCAGTCCTTATCGGCATTGCCCTGACCCTTCCCATCAGCAGCGCTGCCATCTGTATTGCCCTGTCCCTGGACGGACTGGCCGGAGGCGCCGCCACAGCCGGCTGCTGCGCCCAGATGATTGGATTTGCCGTCATGAGCTACCGCGAAAATAAAGTCGGCGGTCTGATGGCCCAGGGCCTGGGCACCAGCATGCTGCAGATGGGCAACATTGTGCTGAATCCCCGTATCTGGATACCGCCCACACTGGCGTCCATGATTACCGGCCCCATCGCCACCATGGTCTTCCGCCTGGAAAACATCCCGGCCGGGTCCGGCATGGGCACCTGCGGTCTGGTGGGCCCCATCGGCGTATATACGGCCATGGGCGGCGGAACCCGGATGTGGGTGGGCATCCTTATGGTGTGCTTCCTGCTTCCCGGTGTGCTGACCTTTGTGTTTGGGGAGGTGCTGCGCAGGATGGGATGGATTAAGGATGGGGATTTGAAATTAGATTTGTAA
- a CDS encoding IS4 family transposase gives MFHQKIKQCFSHSVHLVSSVISEFTYSDTDLTRNRKFPADKLITFLVSQASSSTKNELLDFFDMDPQSPTASALNQQRAKLSPDALEAVFRHFNHFASFYDQKKLRYRFLAADGSTFTFFSKPAFAPEEYHVSDGHSIKGFYSMHLNAFYDLQKHTYSDALIQPIHQKDEFSAFCEMVDRHDLLTGTKDVFIGDRGYCSYNNMAHVKEKGQYFLFRTKDIHSKGLVGNFEFPDADSFDIQVNVTLVRSHKKKISIKEGYYKRFVDAAASFDYVAYGSLDTYDLSFRIVRFPISDDSYECIVTNLPSDEFPSEQIKLLYYARWAIEGSFRKLKYTVGLSNFHAYKPEYIKQEIWAKLIAYNITETLTNHAIIEKGNTKYEYKVNFSMAAHICRVFLRPNTGKDSIDVMSLLTKELIPIRNDRQYPRLQTAHFRKPRYFIYRAA, from the coding sequence ATGTTCCATCAAAAAATTAAACAATGCTTTTCCCATTCCGTCCATCTTGTTTCATCCGTAATCTCCGAATTTACCTATTCGGACACCGATCTGACAAGGAACAGGAAGTTCCCCGCCGATAAGCTTATCACTTTCCTTGTTTCCCAAGCCTCCTCCAGCACAAAAAATGAATTGCTGGACTTCTTCGACATGGATCCACAGTCGCCAACTGCTTCGGCACTCAACCAGCAACGCGCAAAGCTTAGCCCGGATGCCCTGGAAGCTGTATTTCGGCATTTTAACCATTTTGCTTCCTTTTATGACCAAAAAAAGCTACGCTACCGCTTTCTTGCTGCAGATGGCTCCACCTTTACCTTTTTCAGTAAACCTGCTTTCGCCCCAGAAGAGTATCATGTCTCTGATGGACATTCAATAAAGGGCTTTTACAGTATGCATCTGAATGCTTTTTACGACTTACAGAAGCACACTTATTCCGATGCGCTGATCCAGCCGATCCATCAGAAAGATGAATTTAGTGCTTTCTGTGAAATGGTCGACCGCCACGATTTACTGACTGGTACAAAAGATGTTTTTATCGGTGACAGGGGCTATTGTTCTTACAACAACATGGCACATGTGAAGGAAAAAGGCCAGTATTTTTTATTTCGCACCAAAGATATCCATTCCAAAGGACTTGTTGGAAATTTTGAGTTTCCAGATGCAGACTCCTTTGATATTCAGGTAAATGTAACTCTGGTTCGCAGTCATAAAAAGAAGATATCGATTAAAGAAGGTTATTACAAACGCTTTGTGGATGCGGCTGCATCGTTTGATTACGTTGCATATGGTTCCCTGGATACCTACGATTTATCTTTTAGAATCGTACGGTTTCCGATATCGGATGATTCTTATGAATGCATCGTCACTAATCTGCCTTCAGATGAATTCCCGTCGGAACAAATAAAACTTCTATACTATGCCAGATGGGCCATTGAGGGGTCTTTCCGTAAGCTGAAATATACGGTCGGATTGAGTAACTTCCATGCCTACAAACCAGAATATATCAAACAGGAAATTTGGGCAAAGTTAATCGCTTACAACATAACAGAAACACTAACCAATCATGCAATTATAGAAAAGGGAAACACGAAATATGAATACAAAGTAAATTTCAGTATGGCTGCTCATATTTGTAGAGTCTTTCTCCGTCCGAACACAGGGAAAGACTCCATAGATGTGATGTCCCTGCTGACAAAAGAGCTGATTCCGATACGGAATGATCGACAGTATCCACGACTCCAAACGGCACACTTCCGAAAACCTCGATATTTTATATATCGAGCAGCATAA
- a CDS encoding ABC transporter permease encodes MKRKLPSITSKLWSVSAILSILILWQLSVSFGLVEGFMLPSPVQVAGAFMKEFPALMENARITLAEAGLGLALGIAAGFGAAVLMDRFDKAYKAFYPIIVLTQTVPAVAIAPLLVLWFGYEMTPKVILIVITTFFPITVGLLTGFRAADPDAVNLLKAMGAGRFQIFRYIKLPGAMGQFFSSLRISASYAVVGAVISEWLGGFGGLGVYMTRVKKAFSFDKMFAVIFLISAISLILMWAVELLQKKCMPWENSRKHK; translated from the coding sequence TTGAAAAGAAAGTTACCAAGCATCACCAGTAAACTGTGGTCTGTTTCCGCCATCCTGTCCATTCTCATCCTGTGGCAGCTTTCTGTATCCTTTGGACTGGTGGAGGGCTTCATGCTGCCTTCCCCGGTTCAGGTAGCCGGTGCATTTATGAAGGAATTCCCGGCCCTCATGGAGAATGCCAGGATTACACTGGCCGAGGCCGGGCTGGGGCTGGCTTTGGGAATTGCCGCGGGCTTTGGGGCCGCAGTGCTGATGGACCGGTTTGACAAGGCATACAAGGCTTTTTATCCCATCATTGTACTGACCCAGACCGTGCCGGCGGTTGCCATAGCGCCTCTTTTGGTGCTGTGGTTTGGCTATGAAATGACTCCAAAGGTCATACTCATTGTGATTACCACATTTTTCCCCATCACGGTGGGGCTGCTGACCGGATTCAGGGCTGCTGACCCGGATGCGGTGAATCTGTTAAAGGCCATGGGAGCGGGCCGGTTCCAGATATTCCGCTATATCAAGCTGCCGGGAGCCATGGGCCAGTTTTTTTCCAGTCTCAGGATATCTGCCTCTTACGCGGTGGTGGGAGCCGTGATTTCTGAGTGGCTGGGTGGTTTTGGAGGACTGGGCGTATACATGACAAGGGTTAAGAAGGCATTTTCCTTTGATAAGATGTTCGCGGTCATTTTCCTCATATCGGCCATCAGCTTAATTCTGATGTGGGCCGTGGAACTGCTTCAGAAAAAATGTATGCCATGGGAAAATAGCCGAAAACATAAATAG
- a CDS encoding folate family ECF transporter S component, with product MKKLAELFGSSSRELKSVRTITVCAMLAAAAIILVNFRIELTNTQRIGFSGIPNQLVAYLFGPAVSCLFAGALDIIKYLIKPVGAFFPGLTLVTMLAGLIYGFFFYKKPLKFTRVLAAHFLVCLVCNVILNTLCLSILYGQAFMLLLPPRVIQNIVKWPIDSFIFFNVAKMLEMSGVFRAVRGSRAAVQR from the coding sequence ATGAAGAAATTAGCAGAATTGTTTGGCAGTTCATCCCGGGAGCTTAAAAGCGTCCGGACCATCACTGTGTGCGCCATGCTGGCGGCAGCGGCAATCATCCTGGTGAATTTCCGCATTGAGCTGACTAACACCCAGAGAATCGGCTTTTCCGGCATACCCAACCAATTAGTGGCCTATCTGTTCGGACCCGCTGTCAGCTGTCTGTTCGCGGGGGCTCTGGACATTATCAAGTATCTCATAAAGCCGGTTGGCGCCTTCTTTCCCGGCCTGACGCTGGTAACCATGCTGGCCGGACTGATTTACGGGTTTTTCTTTTATAAGAAGCCGTTAAAGTTCACCAGGGTGCTGGCTGCCCACTTCCTGGTCTGCCTGGTGTGCAACGTGATTCTCAACACCCTGTGTCTCAGTATCCTGTACGGGCAGGCGTTCATGCTGCTTCTGCCTCCCCGTGTTATACAGAACATAGTGAAATGGCCCATTGATTCCTTCATCTTTTTCAATGTGGCCAAGATGCTGGAGATGTCCGGCGTGTTCCGGGCTGTCAGGGGAAGCAGGGCCGCCGTGCAGCGGTAG
- a CDS encoding NAD(P)-dependent oxidoreductase yields MAVHVIDEANRCLQCKKPMCQQGCPIHTPIPTMIKALKEGGLEEAGAMLFSNNPMSLVCSLVCNHERQCEGHCVLGRKGQPVHVSSIENYISDTCLERIDVRCQPKNGKKVAVIGAGPAGITIAILLTQKGYSVTIFDSRDKIGGVLQYGIPEFRLPKAILERYKKKLLSMGIRIRPNTTIGGALEIKDLFRDGYESIFIGTGVWRPKKLGIKGESLGNVHFAIDYLANPDAYDLGDRVAVIGVGNSAMDVARTVIRKGSHHVTLYARGNHSDASLHETQYAMLDGAKFEFNRNVVEINDNGPVFQQILYDEEGNAAGVSDEKEQVYADSVIISISQGPKSKLVNTTEGLKATRNGLLETDEQGETTVEGIFASGDVVLGAKTVVEAVAYSKTVADAMDAYMKKKDMKEKNKKDEKRTGRPGIAVVK; encoded by the coding sequence ATGGCAGTTCATGTAATCGACGAGGCCAACCGTTGCCTGCAGTGTAAGAAACCCATGTGTCAGCAGGGATGCCCAATCCACACCCCCATACCCACGATGATCAAGGCCCTGAAAGAGGGGGGACTGGAGGAGGCGGGAGCCATGCTGTTTTCCAACAACCCCATGTCACTGGTGTGTTCCCTGGTATGCAATCATGAGCGGCAGTGTGAGGGCCACTGTGTCCTGGGAAGAAAGGGACAGCCGGTCCATGTGAGCAGCATAGAGAATTATATATCAGACACATGCCTGGAGCGTATTGACGTCCGGTGCCAGCCAAAGAACGGGAAAAAGGTGGCTGTCATCGGAGCGGGGCCCGCGGGAATCACAATTGCCATTCTGCTGACACAGAAAGGGTACAGTGTGACCATCTTTGACTCCAGGGACAAGATTGGCGGCGTATTGCAGTACGGCATACCGGAATTCCGTCTGCCAAAGGCAATTTTGGAGCGCTATAAGAAAAAGCTTCTGTCCATGGGAATCAGGATTCGTCCCAATACCACCATAGGGGGAGCCCTGGAAATCAAGGACCTGTTCCGGGACGGATATGAGAGCATCTTCATCGGCACCGGTGTATGGCGTCCAAAGAAGCTGGGAATCAAGGGAGAATCCCTGGGAAATGTGCATTTTGCCATTGATTACCTGGCCAATCCGGATGCCTACGACCTGGGAGACAGGGTGGCTGTTATCGGAGTGGGCAATTCCGCTATGGACGTGGCCAGGACCGTCATCCGAAAGGGTTCCCACCATGTGACCCTCTATGCCAGAGGGAACCACTCGGACGCCAGCCTTCACGAGACACAGTACGCCATGCTGGACGGAGCTAAATTCGAGTTTAACAGGAATGTTGTGGAAATCAATGACAACGGGCCTGTATTCCAGCAGATTCTGTATGATGAGGAAGGCAATGCGGCAGGGGTTTCCGATGAAAAAGAGCAGGTTTACGCTGATTCTGTTATTATCTCCATAAGCCAGGGGCCAAAGAGCAAGCTGGTCAATACCACAGAGGGGCTGAAGGCCACCAGAAACGGCCTTTTGGAGACGGACGAACAGGGGGAGACAACGGTGGAGGGAATCTTTGCCTCCGGCGATGTGGTTCTGGGAGCCAAGACAGTGGTGGAGGCAGTGGCCTATTCCAAGACGGTTGCAGATGCCATGGATGCCTATATGAAGAAAAAAGATATGAAAGAAAAAAATAAAAAAGACGAAAAAAGGACTGGCCGGCCGGGAATAGCCGTGGTAAAATAG